The Mytilus galloprovincialis chromosome 3, xbMytGall1.hap1.1, whole genome shotgun sequence genomic interval tcgcgaaagagttaggagcatgtcattttaaaattcctaaaaatacgatttgcttgacctgtagtgcctgccacaagattgatgacgctaaatggaatgtacacaaagcaatggaggccggaagtgggattttgtgaagttctagaatgtttttagacattcggaagtcgggattgaaacgggcattagaaatttggcattttttagcaataattgagaacaacaatgaaaacttaccctcagaaatgtttttttattcaaaagtgcagaaaaaaacgtattctacattgtttttctacgccggaagtggcgtagtgacgtcaatgcggagtttccccgtgtgttaagttcaaacacaaatacctaacgaactgacaagatgaacgattttagactacggtaggatatatatagtagccatcaacaacaaaaaatgtttattaaatatcacaaatgtttggctgaagaattataaggattaaacacattttttctagaggttattgatgtgtaaaccggggcgattaactcacaaactgaataaaagtccgaaggtattcagtttgtgagttaatcgccccggtttacacatcaataacctctagaaaaatgtgtttaatcctataatgttTCATCATTAAACTTATCGGAAAGTACtattaaatgataaaatcttCTTATCAAATGCCTTCGTAAGAATTTGATTGCAAAAAAGTAAAACTAAGGGTAAAAAACCTGCAAGTAAATTATCTAAATTAATAACCCCAACAAAATAAAATGTCTCTGCTAAAGTAGTGAAATTTATTTCTTATTCATTCGCCTGGGAGAGAGTGCTTAATGTGGATGCGTATGTTGCACCGTATAATCAAAAGCATCATGAAAAcactttttccttttttaagttttaaatatttttttagtaaatactggtattttttatgtaataatttcaacttattttcaattatgtctTATCAAAACGATATTACAAtacaaaagtacatgtatatgcgCTGCTCTTCTATACTAATCAACTTTTGCAGCAATTCATAAAATGATACTTAAGATCCAAATTGTAATGTCGTATGGATAAGGGCAAGaacaaatcaaagaaaaaattgaaatatcaaagaATGTTAACTAAGcaaatatcaaaattcaaagacaaaagaaAGAAAACCAGGTTCGGTTACAATAACTAGTGACTGTGACCTTTACGGGAAAAAAATGACTTCAATTTTCGACGGAAATGGTCGTAGCAATAATTTGTTCAAGTTCCGTTATTTTAAGTCAACAGTATATAACACTCTTAGTCAGGtccctgatgttcagtagttgttgtttgtttaatgtGATTCATACGtctttctcgtttctcgttttatatatagataagaccgttggttttctcgtttgaatggtttcacactagtcaATATGTGGGCACTTTACAGCTTGCtatttggtgtgagccaatgctccatgttgaagaccgtactttttttctttagaaatgggattggatgtagagttgtcttattggcactcataccacatcttcttatctctattgttattttgaaacaaagcagcgaatatatttatttacatattagATGTATTCTACAACAGATGGAAGCTCCTCAAGGTTCTAGCGACGATACTGAACTCAACAGCATTCTCCTTAAATGTGAATCAGCAGTGGGTCAATATGGTAGATACAAACCTTCCGGTGAAGGTGCATGGGGTGGATGGGTAGGAGAAACACTATGTAATAAGGCTGGATCTCAAATGTTCCTGACATCTTTTACTTTGCAAGTAGAAACAAACCAGGTAATGATATAGTGTGAATCTtccatatatacatacatatagtaATTTTCACTGTGCTATCATCACCACCAGATTTAGATACCTTTGGTCCTGGTTTGCTGTGCATTGTTTACGAAAAACTACATTACTGTACATATTCCAACAAATAGGTTCCTAGGTATCTATCTATACGCTGTTATTTGTACATACAGTAATGTTGTTTTTCCTAGGCAATGATCAGAGAACCATGCCATGGGTACATCTATATTTTGCGGTATTGATGCACATTAATTACATTTGATGATTAATTATCTATCTAGTACATACACTACCAATGCAATTTTTCGTATAGGTGTAAAAGCTACGCCGCTGAGTAAGATGTTTTTTAAAGGTGCATCTGCGTCGTATTTATCAATTTTCTGAAAAGTATAAACATCTTCAGAAACCTTTTGATAGTTTATCgacaaaatatattataaaatttctTTCGTTGTGATCTTAGCGAACTCAACAGCAACCATGTTCTAATGATGTTCACTTTTTCAATTTGTTGAGCAACTGATTGAAGTTCCTAAGGCAAAATTGACCTTTTAGAAATGGTTTTTTCCTCGATCATTTATTCTTCCaagaatttcaaatatttggttttatGCGTTTGTGAAGAAGGTTGGCGAAGCGAAGGACCTGTGACGCACCGaatgaaaagtgttatttttccTATTCTAGCACTGGATGGATACCCCTGTAAGTGGACTGCTAGTTACTCAAACAAGTAGTCAGTGAATCGCAACTGACATGATTTGTAAAATTCATCTCGTAAATTTTCCACTGATAAATTCAGATGTTGTTTCATCTAGTCTCCCGCGGACTGCTATTTCCTGCGTCAATCCagtttatatatttatctaaCGTTTATTCGTTCTATTTCAGGGAAGAAGCGATGACACTGCagcaaattttgtaaaattcacATGCCGAGATTCAGCTATTTGTGGTATTCAAACTAAAGTAGAATCCCCACAAGGTTCCGATGATGATTGTGCGCTGAATGACGTtaaatttttttgttgtaaaGAATAAAAATGTGTCTTTATGTTATATTGCTATCATATCTTTTAACTTTCTAAGTAATATCAACATATTACTGGTGTACGAATATGAACTTCTTACGGTGAAAAAAAGAAGCTATACATGTGCAAATTAATTTGAACTAAAGGAAAAGCTGGAATTACTTTGTACatctaaaacttttaaaacaCATGAAATCAAAACGCCTCATTATTCAAAACGTTTTCGTTCGAATTGCAGATAAACTACTAGTACtttgataaaaaataacaatgtaaTTACATGCGATTTCTCAGTTTGTTTGAAATACCCATtcccatgtcaggaatatgatagttgttatccattcgtttggtgtgttttaactttttaattttgacatttgatttcaGACTTTTcgttctgaattttcctcggagtttggcattattgttattttacttcttttcactcgatatatatatatgcattccACCGACAACCAAAAGGTTTATCATAGACACAATTGTTCACTTTTCGGTCCCAATTTTGAATTGTTAGGTTATAAGTTCGCAGCTAAaccaaaaatgtatgaaaaaaaacaaattaaagaaaataaaactagaggctctaaagagcctgtgtcgctcaccttggtctatgtgaatattaaacaaaggacacagatggattcatgacaaaattgtgttttggtgattgtgatgtgtttgtagatcttactttactgaacatctctatctataataaacttggccaaGTAGTCACAGTGGGAaaagttagtaaaaatttacaaattttatgaaaattgttaaaagttgactataaacggcaataactccttagggggtcaattgactattttggtcatgttgacttattttttaggtcttactttgctgtacattattgctgcttacagtttatctctatctataataatattgaagataataaccaaaaactgaaaaatttccttaaaattaccaattcagggcaacaagttgtccgattcatctgaaaatttcagggcagatagatcttgaccttataaacaattttacccccatgtcagatttgctgtaaatgctttggtttttgagatataagccaaaaactgcattttactcctttgttctatttttagccatggcggccatcttagttggttggccgaatcaccgaacacattttgtaaactagataccccaataatgattgtagccaagtttggtataatttggaccagtagtttcagaggagaagatttttgttaaagttaacagacgacgacgacgacgacgacggacaaaaagggatgagaaaagctcacttggccctgtgggccaggtgagctaaaaagtaagcaaaatgaagaaaaaaaaatatcagcctCGGACGAACAAATCAAGTTCGAAGGTAAATTTGGTGTTAAAACTGAGCTTTGGTCCTGTCAATTAGAATTAAACGGTCCGACAAGAAGTacaaaaggcaacagtagtataacgctgttcaaaagtcataaatcgattgagagaaaacaaatccgggttacaatttGGATAACCTgtgttaccatttttttttaaactagacgTCCTGGTATGTGCATACTTGAAGTGCGAGATAATTGTTATGTAATCTGGCGACACAAGCTTATCTTAGTTGGTAAGTGGTGTTAAcagttctagaaaaaaaaacatggatatTTTAAGGTGTTTGGCTGTTTGCAGCCTTCTATATGGGTGCAACTATCTTCTTTTGGATGAAAATCTTAGGAAAATTGATAAAACATTAGCCGTAAGCAATGGAGACGCATTTGGTGCTTGGACAACAATGGAACTATGCCCTCCAGAATCCTACGCAATTGGATACGATATGAAGGTATGGTCGTCAATATTTACTTTTCGCGTTTTCATGCTTCTTTCTAAAgatttatttgttaaaatgaaaatggATTCAACCTggtctatagttgttaatttctgtgtcatttagtatcttgtggagagttgtttcattggcaatcataccacatcttttttttatatctatttgaagATTTTAACATGAAGATCAAAATAATTtcctaatgaaaaaaataaacaaaatgaattattggATCTCATGTTACGTAAAGCAAGGCACTGTTCGTggtcccccccccaaaaaaaatcccCAACATAATCATAAAATGATGACAATCATAAGAAAAGTATACTCTTATGTTATAAATATTACCACATAATAATGGTTTTTCCGTTGATCGAACTTCGTCAATGCTTGTCTTCATATATCATTTGGCGTGTACTGTCAACGTCCGATATTGTCGTTTTCTGACCAAAAAACAGTGTAAGTATAAACTATATAACACAGTATAATTTTctgtttctttaatttattttaatagatTGAACCAGATCAACATAGTGGCGATGATACGGCTCTTAACAGTATCAAACTAATATGTGGGTCAAAAGACGGCCATTACGGTAGTACGGTTACTTCCGGTGAGGGAAGCTGGGGAAGCTGGGTAGGATCCATGATGTGTAGTTATAGTACAAATCAAACATATCTGACATCGTTTGCCTTGCAAGAAGAATTATTACAGGTAAATGTTCATGTTTTGCAATCTTCCTATATTCTTCTGAACGATATTTACAAAAGTTTTTCTTAACGATTACCTCCGCTGAGTTTTTCCCACTGACGGTGGACTGTTAATCCCGGATTATATCACTAAAAATATCAAATTCGATACGACAGTTGGCAGTACTTTATTCTATAGTGTTGTTATAAAATGGAAATTTATTGTAATACATGGAAGATATCGTTCTCATTCAACGCCATGATTGTTTGTCCAAAATCGGCCGTACCTTTGATTTCGATTTGTTTAATCAGCCTTTCGACGTTTACATTCGGTTATATACTTTCAAAGTGTTAAAAATAGCAATTGTTATAtaaaagttcgtttctgtgtgtgttgcattttagtgttgtgtttccgttgtgttgttgttctcctcttatatttgatgtttctcacagttttagtttgtaacctgaatttattttttttcctcattcGATTAATTAATTTCGAatagtggtatactactgttacctttattgcCCTTGGGTATGCACATGTGGTTcagtaaattataaaaataattttggccTCAAGTATCACAAAAGTGACAATCATTATccaaatgcgcatctggtgttGTTCATACGACTTCATTTCATTTGAACATCGTACTTTTGGGAGTTTCATGTAAATGCATTAAGTAACTTAGGTTTTAACTCCCTCAGAAAATGACCTTATATTGATTTGGCTATTTTTAGATTCGTTTTTGTCATGGCTCTTTGACTGTTTCTGTTTTTATACATTCTAGTCTTTCAAAAATTCGGCGtcgagcgttcctgatgaagattaatcaagaaaagcgcttcaggCGCATGCAATTTATATGTTCACATACATcgattgaaaaaatacaataaaaaaacaagaatgaaaaagtacaaataataaaatacaaattaaaaatgtttaaaataatagtagctgtaaaaacaaataaacggCGAGTTGTATTAAATCATAAttgcttaaaataaatattattttttgtagcCAGGAGACAGAGACGATGTTGCAGCAACCTATGTAAAATTCTGGTGCAGCGATTTAGATATTAAAGATGAACACAAAATAGCTCACCCACCTGGACACGGCTTATTGGGGGTTTATGGAAATCAGAGCGAAAAATGCAATCCAGGTTCGGCAATATGTGGACTTCAAACCAATATTGAAGCGCCGATATTTTTTGGAGATGACACCGCGCTCAATAATGTTAGATTCTTTTGTTGTCCATATAACAATGACAAAATATGAAGAATACATATGATACTATCAATGTCGTCATTTTTGTTTAGATAAATATGATTTCAGATTAAAATCTGGACAGATTTGAATAAATCTTTACGTGAATACAGAAACATTTGGGTGAATTgttcaaaaatgttaaataatttatataaagatATTTCAGTGCAATGAAACTTGTATAATGAAAGTTAATTCCTTGCagattaaatttatttgatttgatttatcaAAAAATAGTGTCTTCCaatttgtttaagtttttgtATGTCATGAACAAAGCAAATAAAAGTAAAGGCATGCGTgtgcttgtttattttttttttaccttgaaatGTTTGTTGTTAAATTGTAAGAAAAGATACAAAAGTGAAATCTAAAGCAATTAGACTGGGAAAACAGACAATACCATACCcaaaaagaaatgacaaaaaaaaaaaaacgagacaaAGATCACAGTTTAATTGAGGGTAACCTCATGTACAACAAACTGGTAAGCAGACCTTGCTCCTCAGGCGACACCTCCCGGGTTGCTCTTGTTAAAACtaatttaaagttgtatttccgaTGATACACAACAtacaacaatgtaaaacaaaatcacCCAATAATATATTGTTACATGTCTCTAATCTTGTCTGATCTTTCTACCAGTACGAGATTTAAGTGTCATCATAAGGTAAAGGAATGGTAAAGTGGTATCGTCCAAACAGACGATTCTCTTTTTGACCGTTAAACAAGTCTTACATTGCACAAAGTTATGTTTTACTCTGACTGTTTATAACGTATTTGACACTCAATTTTTTAGAATTTGGATtagtactgattgataatttagtcttagatgtatGATATATGAGTGTGTAATAAGTTGTAATTGGCGTTGAACTACcagtcagtaactgcgagtactctcagatcattTGTTGGAGagtacaagtacctggccacaTCCACTTTGTATTTTTGTAAGAGGTATTTCTATGTGTATTTATGCATCTGATGAggttagcctttttcaacttattgttgtagttcgttcttatgttgttctgttataacactgtcccaggttaaggaaAAGATAGGATCCAACCAaaatgtttaactccgccacattatgtatCTACATTAATTATGCCGCTACTTTTCCCTTTTGGattgctttacatttgtcatttcagcgtcttttatagctgactttgcggtatgagttttgtccattgttgaaagCCATTGTGACCTATAGGTGTTAACTTCTGTATCATTAATTCTCTTGTAAAGGGTTGTCTAATTAattttgacaatcataccatatcttataTTAATCAACAAAAAcgtaaaactttaaaaatcatttcAATCATTAACTGACTTTTAATTTCCTGGACTCATTCAAACGACAATTCGGGGGTCAAGAGTCTGTAGAACAAATGTTGAACCCTTTTAACAATTGGTGAAAGATACAACAGAGATAATCAAACTCTTAAGTCGAAAAATAACTTGCAATGCCATGGCagaaaaagaaacacaaagaAAAGTCTAACACTAGTCCACAAACTCATCAGAGAAATCTAAACACTGAGTAACATGAACCCCGTCAAAAATAGGAGgctgatcttaggtgctccggaagattAGGCAGATATATATGTCAGACGACTTTTCCGATTTCcccaaataaaagacaaaaaagtgCAATATCGTCGTTAAAGAAAGTCGTATGTACTGATGTCGGACTAAGAAGACACAGTTAAAGGCTAGTTGCCGATTCATGAATACTCTATAAAATACTAgttaactatatatatagctagtagtaacttacttaaataaataaatatgaaacatCATTATCATACCTCTGCCGATAGATGTTACAACCACGAGCAtgacgagggtatcaccagtcctgATAATAGAAATTTTGTGTAGCTTAActaattataaaatgttaaattGTTCAACGAAAGGCGTCCATTGGTGGTGTCTAGTTTTGCATAGCATTGATGTATTTTGGGGTTTTCCAGTGCACTTAATTAAATTCTACTTCGTTTCTGATTTAGAATTAAACCGTTTCATTTCGATCACAACTGATGAGTTGTGTTATCCCACCTCCCTATTAACCATTTTGTTATTAGATTCTGTGTCAACATTGAAATGtctgttttacaaataatgttaaattattcgaaatactaaggttttaaacccatggtatatatatattgccttatcacggtgggtatggttgtcctgcgagagaacgtactgtgctggtgatttggtcctgacgggtgctggtgatcaatgaaaaaatgtaaacaaagacgaaaataatgatttttgacgttttcactcataaaaaatggaagaaaacggttgagatttttcaattttgtttcttatgggttcatatgtaaaccattaaaaagttgaccctctaaactttttcagtaagcgtaacacagaaatgctcattttcagaaaatctcgaactgaaaaaataaaacaaaaatgctcatagagtccgctttctataccgcaatccacgcgacaaaactattttgtgaaaaaacattgcaatttattaacatttagcattttctcaatttattcatgtcctgatactgtgctggtgggtcctgtcattgtgctggtgggtcctgatacggtgctggtgattttggataagaagttggtcatatttgaaacaaatgttacaaaatcaataaaattgggcagataattgttgtcaataggatctatgactcctattttagctcttgtgcatccatttggctgtttaatatgtgttttgaaatgatcgtaacttgtattaaataattacataaaagggcaacatctttcgtccaatatcagataacaatatatagtatctaaaataagaatagtttttgatcaaagccaatgccgcatagacatgtttgttagcgctccgcatacccctccccacttccacccaactaaccctcctcatttcctccttcattgttacagtggtgtaccaacacaacaatttattacataaaataataaaacaaagacacacattattgaataacgaatgcttgcaggtactgaaagctagttcaaagccgcattttcaactaatagataaaccatgttctcatatacaaaaatcccaatcgtgtagattaaaaaagtctcaaatcacattttaatgtttgatgaagcagaactttaaaagtgtgcagtgaatcttgttctcacaacagttattgtcataattatgtttacataagactcataaaggaattaagaaggtaccaagcaatattttacagttcaatttaatgatcatgaatggaaggaaatggtacgtaaGTTTACATaggaaaaaaagaaattgatagtatttttaggcgaaagacttaaacgcttccttgcattatatagtacagctgtTCTAAAAAAGCATgcgaaaaaaaaactttgattgacttgcttgctatgtttgcttggatgttttcaaacaataggtaggcggagtttcaatacatactgggatttgattggacaaatacaaactgacaggaattgaagttaatgtttattttccaaataaattgtagtatatagtaaacagactacttacctgtcgtttacaaacatccaaacaatcatagcaagcaatttaatcaatggtttgctttgcatatatttatagaagagctgtaaattctaaaaaaaaaagaaattttgttgtcgtagatggttaaatcctcaacaaaatcacaatatctttgttggaacgaataaaggttttaaatcaaattttcgtggactttttggcttccaccctgacgagacatgttagctgttcgtatgctgttgcacctgacgcacggaaactttcacatttccatcttcttttctgaaatattttacccagctcatacttgacaggactgttatcctagtaaaaggtgtaaccaatgaattgaacacaagttaaaaattccataatactatataattcattttatgtgtcaatttgttcgaaaaaagtcgaaaagaagagagtttttttaatgccaTGATTATCtgccgctttctagatctatgcttagcatttatttcagatgacatggactcctcaccctggcgACCCTGCTGcctttgttatgatattgtaattattatgtttatttatgttggcctaatttatgttgtatggcctgatagttgtttaccaaataatcttgtaactgtgcagtttaggaatcactggaacaatcacagaatgattagaactttctagaatgatccttataaaagatgcgtaatttaaacttctacattattccagaaacttccgttgtaactttccaggattttccacaatgttccattatagagtgttctagaattttccatgaaagcactatatatacagacactaaagttaaactctcataattaaaacttggacatagacattgatagacattagtattcacagcatttggattgacacttttattctacaaacaacatcatactggattgtgaccttagtagtgaacataatattcagattggattccgaaagatttccggatacagataaagataacagattggactcatattttgacagttaagttaacagtaaattttgtgtaataccttttgtaaacttttgtataataaatattgttaaattttactattgatttgtgtcttttgttggctacaatttaaaggcgatttctggccgtaacagaaattgggggctcgtccgggagatcttaaaaatattttaatcaaaatttgtttaatatttttattataactagccaacaaaattctacaaaatggcatttgatgctggtaaatttttgaaaacgccagacctggagagttttgataatttaaagaaagaggaattagtgttgcttgctaaacaactgaaattagtttttaaagtatctatgagaaaacaaattataaaaaatttggttatagacaaattagttgacgaagaaattttaggtgaagaggctcttgatctTAAGGTCGAACATGTtgatgcctttaaattaaaacagcttgaattagaccatgaatttaaattaaaacaattgcaAGCAGaattggaaatgaaggaaaggttagaaatggagaaaaaagaaaaagaagatgaatttagattaaaagaacttgaaatgagagaaaggctagagatggaaaaactgaaaattgaaataattaaagaaGAAAGCAACTCTAAAGTCCTAtcaaaatcagattattttgatgcagcaaaaaatatacgtttggttcccagattttgtgaaaaaacagttgataaatattttccacagtttgagaaaattgctcgtaatttgaattggccaaagccatattggactacaatgctacaaagtgtttttgagggtaaggccgctgaaatatactccgcacttccatcagaaaaaagttccgattatgacactgtgaaacaggaagttttgaaagcctatgagctagtaccagaagcatatagacagaaatttagatcttataaaaagtttgattcacaaacctatgtggaatttgctcgggaaaaagaagatctatttgataaatggcttacttcaaagaaaacagataacaattttgataacctaagacaattgatgttattagaagagttcaaacaatgtgttcatttagacttaaaaacacatttagacgacaaaactgttgggacaatacatgatgcagctgtaatttcagataattatactctttcacataaaagaagtttcaagggtcaaaatgttaatacttccagtggaaattacaaaaatcaaagcactgagcatactgatagtaagcctgttccacagaataagagtcagtccagttataatatgtctagtccaaaatttgatacttttgagaagaagtcactaacttgtgcttattgtaagaagattggtcacctgatggctgattgttttagactccagaagaagaatgaacgagataataagccgaagtccagtgcttgtacgacaccttatattaccagtacattggaatgtcctgcgagtcaggcttttaagtccagtttttgtgattatatggaggaatacaaaccctttatgtctgatgggtttgttgctattgttgatgataccactcttcagcctattaagattttacgggacactggagcttctcagtctttattgttagaaggtgtgttgcctttgtctgagaagacttctgttggtgcctccgttttgttacaaggtgtagagttaggttgtatagatgttcctctccatcgaatttatctgaagtcagatttggtaactggaccagttgttgtaggtgttcgtcctaatctccctgttgagggtgttacattattgctaggaaatgatctagctaggaacaaagtggttgctgaaccaattgttaccagtaaaccggtggtggatgtcaaatcacctgaagatgatgctgaattgtatccagcttgtgttgttactagggcgatggctagaaaacaacaaaatgagaatttgcaagaagacaaatttgattacatggacctttctgacacttttatagctgacattgaaggtcctggtagctcagaaaaggccattacaaaaccacctagtgttaacaagaatgttattatgccatggccagacgttaacagccattcattagaccgagaaaatttatctgaagaacaacataaagaccctgaggttcttcagctcagccagagagctcaaccacaggaggaagcagacaaagtggccgaatgctattaccatcaggacggcattttaatgagaaagtggaggcctcctgatgctaccccagaggaggaatggagagtggtataccaagtggtggtgcctaaagtttataggcaagaaattattggtcttgcccatgacacccccttggcttgacacttaggtataaggaagacttgccttaa includes:
- the LOC143068678 gene encoding vitelline membrane outer layer protein 1-like yields the protein MMKASKYLLTFSFIFCCESILLINDSPRKVIQILQVDNGGDWGDWNPPQYCAEGHYAIGYNMKMEAPQGSSDDTELNSILLKCESAVGQYGRYKPSGEGAWGGWVGETLCNKAGSQMFLTSFTLQVETNQGRSDDTAANFVKFTCRDSAICGIQTKVESPQGSDDDCALNDVKFFCCKE